Part of the Synechococcus sp. HK01-R genome is shown below.
GCACATCGAAGCGCTTCTGCAGGACACCCTCAGGATCAAACCAGAGGCCGCCGTCGGTGAGGACCCCATCCACATCCAGCACCAAGAGTTTCAGCGCCGCCAGGCTGGAGCGCTGGCGCTGCCATTGCCATTCGCGCAGGACTGCTCGCATCAGTTCATCCTCAGGCCAGGCCGGCCTGGACCAGGTCATGGAGCCGCAGCAGCCCTTGCAACTGGCCGCTGGTGTTGATCACCGGCAACACAGAAATCGGCTTGCGTTGGTTGTGCTCCATGGTCTGGATCGCTTCCACCGCCAGTCGTTCGGCGCTCACCGTGATCGGATCGACGGTCATGAGGTCGGCGGCCGTCAGGCTGGCCCAGCTCTCACTGCCGTGGTCGCGCAGGGCGCGCCGCAGGTCACCGTCGGTGATGAGCCCGATCAGCCTGCCGGCCTGAGCGGGGTCCTCCACCCAGCCGCTGCCGATTGCGCCTTGGGTTAGGCGACCAATCACCTCCGGCAATGGGGTCCCTGGTTGCAGGGGTGGCAGCTGGGCTGCGGGCACCATCAGGTCGGCCACGGTCATCGTGAGCTGTTTGCCCAGGGATCCGGCCGGGTGATTGAGGGCGAAATCAGCCGGCGAGATCCCGCGCCGCTCCATCCAAACCGCGGCGAGGGCATCGCCGATCGCCATCGCCACCGCCGTGCTGGCCGTGGGGGCGAGGTTGAGGGGGCAGACCTCCCGATCCACCGAGGCTTCCAGCACTACATCGCTTCCCTGCGCCAGGGGCGACGCGGCACGGCCCACCAGCGCGATTCGGGCGGTTCCGCGCCGCTTTAGGTGGGGCAGAACTTCCAGCAGTTCGCTGGTTTCGCCGCTGTTGGAGAGCAGCAGGCACACGTCATCGGGAGCCACGACGCCTAGATCGCCATGGAGGGCATCGAGGGGGTTGAGGTAGAGCGCCATCAGCCCGATCGAGGAGAAGGTGGCCGCGATCTTGCGCGCCACGATGCCGCTCTTGCCGACGCCAGTGATCACCAACTTGGCCTTGCGGTCGGCGCAGCGCTCGAGCAGGGCCAGGGCTCCTTCCACCTGGTCGCTGCTCAGCCGTTCAGCGGCCGCGGCGATCGCGGCCGCCTCTTCTTGCAGGCAGCGGGTGAGTGCGGACACGCGAGCGGCCTCCAATTGAGCGCATTCTCAACCATGCCGGGTCTGTCAGGCTGGAGGGCCTTCTGAGGTTGCCGGGGGTGCTGAGCCAGATCAGAACGTTTGTTGGCTCCCCCTGGCTGGATGCCCTGCTGCCCCTGTCGCTGCTGGGTCTGGCGCTGGAACGCAGCGAGGATCCTGCTGGCATGGTCTGGCTGCTGGCCCTTTGGTGTGGCCTCAAGTTTGCGTCCCGGCTCCCTGCTCAGCCGGCTTATGGGGTGTTGATCGGTGTGCTGATGGTCAGCCTCAGCGCCGTGCTGCATCCCCTGAGCCTGTCGTCACCAGCGGATCTGATCTTGGTGCTGCTGGCGTTCGCCGCAGGTCTGCAGCAGTCCGGCAGCCAATGGCGCATCGCCCTCTGGATGCTGCTCTGCGGCGTGCTGGTGTCGTTGCCCTTCATTGCCTGGGATCGCAGCAACGGCAATCTGGCTCTGATTCCCTTGGAGGCGCTTCGGGAGGGACTACCGGAACAAGCCGTGCGGATTCAGAAGATCACCATCAATCGCTCGGGTTATCTCTTCGGTCTGTTCAGCCTGATCGGCTATGGCTTAGCCCGTAAGGAGTCTTGTCCACGGCTGGCCTGGCTCGCCGCTGCTGGTGGTGCTCTGGCTTACCTGCTCGCCTTCGCCACTGGATCACGCGCTGCGGCAGCCTTTCCGCTTGTGGCGGTGTTGCTCTGCGAGCTCTGCTGGCGCCATCGGCTGTGGGTCGCGCGCCGGTCAGGTTGGCTGGCCAGCATGGTCCTGGTGCTGGCCTTGGCCTTCAATCTGCTGCTCTACGTCCCGTTGAGTCCACTGGCCAATCGCAATCCGAGCGATGCCGGGCGAGCCAGCGTCGCTCAGTGTTTCGTTCGGGAGTCCTTGCGTTCTGGTGCCGACCTCTTCTCAGGCAGCGGCTTTGATCGCCGTTCGGATCGCTGTCTGGCGATCACGGCTGCGATTCCCGGTCGTGATCGGGGCATTCCCCATGCGCATAACGCCTTCCTCCAGGTTCTTGCCGATCAGGGGGCATTGACGCTGACCCTGCTGATCGTGGTGCTCTGGTGTTCTCTGCAGCGTCTACTGGCTGGCTTGGTTGGCGCCGATGGTGCGATCGCCTTCGTCGGTCTGGCTTGTTTGTCGTTCATGGTGAGTTCGTCTCTGGTGGAGTCGACCCTGATCAAGACCTCCCTGCAGCAGGTGGTCAGTGGTTATTTGCTTGCGATCGCCTGGAGGCGTTCGCCAGGGTCACCGCAAGGGGGATCTCAAGCGCCAGAGCTGGCGGCCTCGACGGACTCCCATACCATCGACCCATGAGCTTTCTGGCAGGCCTCAACGACGCCCAGCGCCGGGCGGTGGATCACCATGAGGGTCCGCTCTTGGTGGTGGCGGGGGCCGGTAGCGGCAAGACCCGGGCACTCACCCACAGAATTGCTCATCTGATTGGAGAGCACGGTGCCGATCCGGCCCAGATCCTGGCGGTGACCTTCACCAACAAGGCGGCCCGGGAGATGAAGGAGCGGCTGGAGCTGCTGCTGGCCCAGCGGTTGGCGCAGAGCCAGTTCGGCCAGCCCTGGAGCACCCTGCCAGCTGTCGAGCAGCGGCAGTTGCGCAGTCGCATTTATCGGGAGGTGACCAAGGAGCTGTGGATCGGCACCTTCCATGCTCTGTTCGCGCGCATGCTGCGCTTCGACATCGACAAGTTCAAGGATGCGGAGGGCCTGACCTGGACCAAGCAGTTCTCCATCTATGACGAGAACGATGCCCAGAGCCTGGTGAAGGAGATCGTCACCCAGGAATTGCAGCTGGATCCCAAGCGGTTTGATCCCAAGAAAACGCGATGGGCGATCA
Proteins encoded:
- a CDS encoding SIS domain-containing protein, which produces MSALTRCLQEEAAAIAAAAERLSSDQVEGALALLERCADRKAKLVITGVGKSGIVARKIAATFSSIGLMALYLNPLDALHGDLGVVAPDDVCLLLSNSGETSELLEVLPHLKRRGTARIALVGRAASPLAQGSDVVLEASVDREVCPLNLAPTASTAVAMAIGDALAAVWMERRGISPADFALNHPAGSLGKQLTMTVADLMVPAAQLPPLQPGTPLPEVIGRLTQGAIGSGWVEDPAQAGRLIGLITDGDLRRALRDHGSESWASLTAADLMTVDPITVSAERLAVEAIQTMEHNQRKPISVLPVINTSGQLQGLLRLHDLVQAGLA
- a CDS encoding O-antigen ligase family protein — encoded protein: MRTRERPPIERILNHAGSVRLEGLLRLPGVLSQIRTFVGSPWLDALLPLSLLGLALERSEDPAGMVWLLALWCGLKFASRLPAQPAYGVLIGVLMVSLSAVLHPLSLSSPADLILVLLAFAAGLQQSGSQWRIALWMLLCGVLVSLPFIAWDRSNGNLALIPLEALREGLPEQAVRIQKITINRSGYLFGLFSLIGYGLARKESCPRLAWLAAAGGALAYLLAFATGSRAAAAFPLVAVLLCELCWRHRLWVARRSGWLASMVLVLALAFNLLLYVPLSPLANRNPSDAGRASVAQCFVRESLRSGADLFSGSGFDRRSDRCLAITAAIPGRDRGIPHAHNAFLQVLADQGALTLTLLIVVLWCSLQRLLAGLVGADGAIAFVGLACLSFMVSSSLVESTLIKTSLQQVVSGYLLAIAWRRSPGSPQGGSQAPELAASTDSHTIDP